One Prunus dulcis chromosome 8, ALMONDv2, whole genome shotgun sequence DNA window includes the following coding sequences:
- the LOC117637027 gene encoding uncharacterized protein LOC117637027 isoform X1, whose product MDYYAMKRKQLQSLCKQHGIPANLRNTEMAHKLTLLLKEDEKLSEPVCKNLEENEGGIDSEVETKKVKKVKFSPENQTFYFVGTDNDSNSDCDYNPKKKQGRKRKSMVVKKVQVFENSRGLEHSHKIIDSPGRVTRSRAQKMDEGNAEAVFSPLPAKKKLTNRVKKVDSCDKPPPEVELIERVDSNAEHANLNGGLIQRQLRNRVVVSDDGGNSLVLRKDLVPRGSKKPKQNKGSDGDLLPTKTYEENVPVGKGIKPEKVQKQCKGNVTKSRKTDLGGSRITRSRSQVGGNSSGVESKTDILKVQEKGQEVLQLEETCKGLDREHLRRKSAVPLKRSLEGDNLANEAVVPGKTLRRSKRNLARDRDSACGTLAETKLVGRSKKSKTKFVGKASGQEECELEEPSKDGQKIPVFQKGKELAKGDTRKRPRNIDLERASKVESSVERMEENVALLPNGPLRRSRRKTTLFSSAAHDDREFRICEGAGTVKQSTAAGTVKQPVPDKGANVSQSLRRSSRNACEKILTEPTGDMCGIANGVKKDGLVKQIQEPTYEKESSLIVHDSLNKSPQRRSSRILSISGLVAPTGRTGIVAGKNKKSESRMPIIKEMVSFAKINSPLEENLSIDIRLNIPEASGNENNTDSCCSKGLERSSKQRKGSSKKRESAGRGQPVYDEVSTAYSIMEKAMDISGHLKDNQTSESMKFQGISTVQKPQNVTEPLTNEMENSIPDNTTACDMDYHSYLSLNKGHTGHAIAVEQNPVECPDKFSNVVSSKFTCLSDGHSPTYQPDCEGECSNLLDLKKGLETDESLTVKTSDQRIDVVDDQLEGGSKVSVPEDQNLVQLDASGIDQPVLVEQVLEDHLTELGENKESDSNNAKSFALVEEICAFSSCDREEMVQVDVGSTAETSAETDGDIHLGRIVLSDTAVTLSKSSLVKEATDSCCSKEAVEKSSNKWESAAMGQPVCFEVSAVHSSIEKTMDISAHLKENQLSKYNNLQGIFTVQNAQNVMEPVTNVMENVMVDSGLNVPENATVRDMEDNYHLSLDRGDTGHIIAVEQTSKECMDKLSNVSFSRLTCLGDGHSPTCQPDCEGECTNQLDLKGLETDESWTVKTSYQRSDVVDDQLEDGSKASVPEYHNLVQLDARGINQPVLVEPVVEDHLTECDENNESDRNTAKSSEVVEETSEETVADIHLDRIVPSDTAVTLPKSSLLKQEGDQLENQFKSPVEGRSICEIDEALLYGSKNQNLSFDQVDYPEDDTVAASKIESAIVVETESTSLSDCALAKMQHRNENILKEVTSEMKRHPSIASDDSMHMDGNADMDDNVGTLDGGMNSLNVSSKTEISSDNIGDFLVGDELADLSCCDHGIILGNAGVSNSVAQTIPGLTDTDGIVGTESITQFKLCADNSCAKPQMYSGGLPLYHVFNDSSSLGNLSGLNEIEGKKNNAEEKEMTYEDREGDQRKDQFKSPVEGRNIHERNQALLHGSKNQNLSFEEVDILEKHTVAANNTESSMDAVVNETESRFLSDFSLAKMRRGNENKSPDPSTMVVSVDSAVQERALNNVMQSVLLLDQVKYGDPGIHKEVSLEMKRHPSIASVDSMHTDGNADMDDNIGTLDGGINSVNVSSKTEINSDNTGDFLVRDELGDLCCCDHGIILGNAGVSNRVSQNEPGLADTDRIVDTESITQVNLSADNFCAKRQMHSGDLSGLNESEGRNNAEEKEMTYEDRGTVSLLEGDQLKDQFKSPVEGGIICERVEALLHGSQNQNLSFDEVDILEKHTVAANDIGSSMDTLVDETQSGSLSDFALAKMQLGNENKSPGPSNMVVPVDSEVQERASNEVIQSVLQPDPAKCGDLELQGNEFGVRERVSGVKVVESLNVGINRTRTSQETEEVIDLLNLNDRDIISGDSKESPGFENLHPISMVKPEMGVNCSADSPATHSSHGQCLLHQGEEATAETKALELNAASPLFSSYEIKQLFSDDKMDGFSKSYPDMSKVDSVIEDSEAVKKGKESAVGIAQVAAGQLTDHEHKSEDVMDLKSTLEMGIHYPVGSPVTNFSSCGDIKRDEFQKLDAGLSKANLMNEVGEHVKEGIENDLGIAQVVAKKHSDHGQRMADELLKSTHPPVSDGNTCVNERPKEKGIRPINQVFVDHEDIDEAGDIEYSNVWARTGKSVDDSEMSGSNPGAFDVPAANSYPNYLMQARSNVNPDVEVTKFSVESEIVSEQNVTADQCPISADSVLRKDNLESPRVRSWEADSDKSISISFAPRENKTDSLVPSPPKSFVNTADMKENFRNTKSDKVSNSAVKTLQPRPALNDLQKK is encoded by the exons ATGGATTATTATGCGATGAAGAGGAAGCAACTTCAATCACTCTGTAAACAACACGGAATTCCTGCAAATTTAAGGAACACTGAAATGGCCCATAAGCTTACTTTGCTTCTCAAG GAAGATGAAAAACTCAGTGAGCCAGTCTGCaaaaatttagaagaaaatgaaggggGAATTGATTCTGAGGTTGAGACAAAGAAGGTGAAGAAAGTAAAGTTCAGTCCAGAAAATCAAACGTTTTACTTTGTGGGTACGGATAATGACTCAAACTCGGATTGTGATTACAATCCAAAGAAGAAACAGGGGAGAAAGAGGAAGTCCATGGTTGTTAAGAAGGTTCAGGTTTTTGAAAATTCCAGAGGACTCGAACACTCTCACAAAATTATTGACTCCCCAGGTAGAGTTACAAGGTCCAGAGCACAAAAAATGGATGAAGGCAATGCAGAAGCAGTTTTTTCACCTCTTCCTGCgaagaagaaattgacaaATCGAGTGAAAAAGGTTGATAGCTGTGATAAGCCTCCTCCAGAGGTTGAGTTAATTGAGAGAGTGGATAGTAATGCAGAACATGCTAATTTGAATGGAGGGTTGATTCAAAGGCAGTTGAGAAACAGGGTGGTGGTGAGTGATGATGGTGGAAATTCACTGGTTTTGAGGAAGGATCTAGTGCCAAGGGGTTCAAAGaaacccaaacaaaataaaggtaGTGATGGGGATCTTTTACCAACTAAGACTTATGAAGAAAATGTCCCTGTAGGAAAAGGTATTAAACCTGAAAAAGTCCAGAAGCAATGTAAAGGAAATGTCACAAAATCGAGGAAAACTGATCTTGGTGGTAGTAGGATCACACGGTCTCGGAGTCAGGTTGGAGGGAATAGTTCTGGAGTTGAAAGTAAAACAGATATTCTCAAAGTTCAGGAAAAGGGACAAGAAGTTCTTCAACTTGAAGAAACCTGTAAGGGCCTAGATAGAGAGCATTTGAGGCGGAAGTCTGCTGTACCTCTGAAGAGGAGTCTGGAAGGTGACAACCTTGCTAATGAAGCTGTTGTACCTGGGAAGACCCTGAGGAGGTCAAAACGAAATTTAGCCAGGGACAGAGACTCTGCATGTGGGACATTGGCAGAAACCAAACTTGTTGGTAGGAGCAAAAAGTCTAAAACCAAGTTTGTGGGAAAAGCTTCAGGCCAAGAAGAATGTGAACTTGAAGAACCATCAAAGGACGGGCAGAAAATTCCTGTGTTCCAGAAGGGCAAGGAACTGGCGAAAGGTGATACTAGAAAAAGACCAAGGAATATAGATTTGGAAAGAGCTTCCAAAGTTGAGTCAAGTGTAGAAAGAATGGAAGAAAATGTTGCTCTCCTACCCAATGGTCCTTTGAGGAGATCCAGACGCAAAACTACATTGTTTTCCTCTGCTGCTCATGATGATAGGGAGTTTAGAATCTGTGAAGGTGCTGGAACTGTGAAGCAATCAACAGCTGCTGGAACAGTGAAGCAACCAGTTCCTGACAAGGGTGCCAATGTGTCTCAATCTCTAAGGCGGTCTAGTCGGAATGCTTGTGAAAAGATACTAACAGAACCCACTGGGGACATGTGTGGAATTGCCAATGGTGTTAAAAAGGATGGTCTTGTGAAGCAAATACAAGAGCCAACATATGAGAAGGAAAGTTCATTAATTGTGCATGATTCTTTAAACAAAAGCCCACAAAGACGATCCTCGCGTATTCTGTCCATAAGTGGCTTGGTTGCACCTACAGGACGCACTGGTATAGTTGCtggaaagaacaaaaagagtGAATCTAGGATGCCAATTATAAAGGAAATGGTCTCGTTTGCTAAAATCAATTCACCCCTTGAAGAAAATCTGAGTATAGATATTAGATTGAATATTCCAGAAGCTTCAGGAAATGAGAACAATACTGATTCTTGCTGCAGCAAAGGTCTGGAAAGGTCAAGCAAGCAGAGGAAGGGATCAAGCAAGAAGAGGGAATCTGCTGGAAGGGGTCAGCCTGTTTATGATGAAGTATCTACTGCATATTCTATCATGGAGAAGGCCATGGACATTTCAGGTCATCTGAAGGACAATCAGACCTCAGAATCAATGAAGTTTCAAGGTATATCTACAGTGCAGAAGCCACAGAATGTGACAGAACCCCTGACTAACGAGATGGAAAATAGCATCCCGGATAACACTACTGCATGTGATATGGATTATCATTCTTATCTGTCTTTGAACAAAGGTCATACTGGCCATGCTATTGCAGTTGAACAAAACCCAGTAGAATGTCCAGATAAATTCAGCAATGTTGTTTCTTCCAAATTTACCTGTCTAAGTGATGGCCACTCACCTACCTATCAACCAGACTGTGAAG GTGAATGTTCCAACCTGTTGGACTTGAAAAAAGGATTGGAGACAGATGAGTCATTAACTGTTAAAACGTCAGACCAAAGGATTGATGTGGTGGATGATCAGTTAGAAGGTGGTAGCAAAGTTAGTGTTCCTGAGGATCAAAACTTAGTTCAATTGGATGCTAGTGGGATTGATCAACCAGTACTTGTAGAACAAGTTCTTGAGGATCATCTAACTGAACTTGGTGAAAATAAGGAGTCAGACAGCAATAATGCAAAGTCCTTTGCATTAGTAGAAGAAATATGTGCTTTCAGTTCTTGTGACAGAGAAGAAATGGTTCAGGTTGATGTAGGTTCTACTGCTGAAACTAGTGCAGAGACAGATGGAGACATCCATCTGGGTAGAATTGTTCTCAGTGATACTGCTGTAACTCTGTCCAAATCTTCACTAGTAAAGGAAG CTACTGATTCTTGCTGCAGCAAAGAAGCTGTTGAAAAATCAAGCAATAAGTGGGAATCTGCTGCAATGGGTCAGCCTGTTTGTTTTGAAGTATCTGCTGTACATTCAAGCATAGAGAAAACCATGGACATTTCAGCTCATCTGAAGGAAAATCAGCTATCAAAGTATAATAATTTACAAGGTATATTTACAGTCCAAAACGCACAGAATGTAATGGAACCCGTGACTAATGTGATGGAAAATGTTATGGTAGATAGTGGATTGAATGTCCCAGAGAACGCTACTGTACGTGATATGGAAGATAATTACCATCTGTCTTTGGACAGAGGTGATACTGGTCATATTATTGCAGTTGAACAAACCTCGAAAGAATGTATGGATAAGCTCAGCAATGTCAGTTTTTCCAGATTGACCTGTCTAGGTGATGGTCACTCACCTACCTGTCAACCAGATTGTGAAG GTGAATGTACCAACCAGTTGGACTTGAAAGGACTGGAGACAGATGAGTCATGGACTGTTAAGACGTCATACCAAAGAAGTGATGTGGTGGATGACCAGTTAGAAGACGGTAGCAAAGCTAGTGTTCCTGAGTATCATAACTTAGTTCAATTGGATGCTAGAGGGATTAATCAACCAGTACTAGTTGAGCCAGTTGTTGAGGATCATCTAACTGAATGTGATGAGAATAACGAGTCAGACAGAAATACAGCGAAATCCTCTGAAGTAGTAGAAGAAACTAGCGAAGAGACAGTTGCAGATATCCATCTGGATAGAATTGTACCCAGTGATACTGCTGTAACTCTGCCCAAATCTTCACTACTAAAGCAAG AAGGAGATCAACTTGAAAATCAATTCAAATCACCAGTTGAAGGCAGAAGTATTTGTGAAATAGATGAGGCCTTGTTATATGGaagcaaaaaccaaaatttatcCTTTGATCAGGTTGATTATCCGGAAGACGACACAGTGGCAGCAAGTAAAATTGAAAGTGCCATCGTCGTTGAAACAGAGTCAACATCTCTTTCTGATTGTGCTTTGGCAAAAATGCAACATAGAAATGAGAACATTCTTAAGGAAGTTACTTCAGAGATGAAGAGACATCCTTCCATTGCTTCAGATGACAGTATGCACATGGATGGCAATGctgatatggatgataatgtTGGAACACTGGATGGTGGTATGAATTCTCTAAATGTGAGTTCAAAAACTGAGATAAGTTCAGACAATATTGGTGATTTCTTAGTCGGAGATGAGCTGGCTGATCTGAGTTGCTGTGATCATGGCATTATTTTGGGCAATGCTGGTGTGAGTAATAGCGTGGCACAAACCATACCTGGCTTGACTGACACAGATGGAATAGTTGGAACTGAAAGTATTACACAATTCAAACTATGTGCTGATAACTCTTGTGCCAAACCTCAAATGTATTCAGGTGGTCTGCCATTGTATCATGTTTTTAATGATTCTTCATCTCTTG GAAATCTAAGTGGATTAAATGAGATTGAGggtaaaaaaaacaatgccGAAGAAAAGGAGATGACCTATGAGGATAGAG AAGGAGATCAACGGAAAGATCAATTCAAATCACCAGTTGAAGGCAGAaatattcatgaaagaaaTCAGGCCTTGTTACATGGAAGCAAAAATCAGAATTTATCCTTCGAAGAGGTCGATATTTTGGAAAAGCACACAGTAGCAGCAAATAACACTGAAAGTTCTATGGATGCCGTGGTGAACGAAACAGAGTCGCGGTTcctttctgatttttctttggcAAAAATGCGGCGTGGAAATGAGAACAAATCCCCAGATCCTTCAACTATGGTGGTGTCGGTAGACAGTGCAGTTCAAGAGAGAGCACTAAACAATGTTATGCAATCTGTCCTCCTACTGGATCAAGTGAAGTATGGTGATCCTGGCATACATAAGGAAGTATCTTTAGAGATGAAGAGACATCCTTCCATTGCTTCAGTTGATAGTATGCACACGGATGGCAATGctgatatggatgataatatTGGAACACTGGATGGTGGTATAAATTCTGTAAATGTGAGTTCGAAAACTGAAATTAATTCAGATAATACTGGTGATTTCTTGGTCAGAGATGAGTTGGGTGATCTGTGCTGCTGTGATCATGGGATTATTTTGGGCAATGCCGGTGTGAGTAATAGAGTGTCACAAAATGAACCTGGCTTGGCTGACACAGATAGAATAGTTGATACTGAAAGTATTACACAAGTCAATCTATCAGCTGATAACTTTTGTGCCAAACGTCAAATGCATTCAG GAGATCTAAGTGGATTAAATGAAAGTGAGGGTAGAAACAATGcagaagaaaaggagatgaCTTATGAGGATAGGGGTACAGTTTCTCTTTTAG AAGGAGATCAACTTAAAGATCAATTCAAATCACCAGTTGAAGGCGGAATAATTTGTGAAAGAGTTGAGGCCTTGTTACATGGAAGCCAAAACCAGAATTTATCCTTTGATGAGGTTGATATTCTGGAAAAGCACACAGTGGCAGCAAATGATATTGGAAGTTCTATGGATACCCTGGTGGACGAAACACAGTCGGGGTCTCTTTCTGATTTTGCTTTGGCAAAAATGCAGCTTGGAAATGAGAACAAATCTCCAGGTCCTTCAAATATGGTGGTGCCGGTAGATAGTGAAGTTCAAGAGAGAGCATCAAATGAAGTTATACAATCTGTTCTCCAACCAGATCCAGCGAAGTGTGGTGATCTTGAATTACAAGGCAATGAATTTGGAGTGCGGGAAAGAGTCTCAGGCGTGAAGGTTGTTGAAAGTCTCAATGTTGGCATTAATCGTACGAGGACCTCCCAAGAGACTGAGGAAGTAATTGATCTGCTTAATCTTAACGATAGGGATATCATTTCTGGTGACTCAAAGGAATCCCCTGGTTTTGAAAACTTGCATCCCATCTCTATGGTTAAACCTGAAATGGGTGTCAATTGCTCTGCTGATTCTCCAGCTACCCATTCTAGTCATGGTCAGTGCTTATTGCATCAAGGTGAAGAAGCAACTGCAG AAACTAAAGCCTTGGAGTTAAATGCTGCCTCGCCTTTATTTAGCAGTTATGAGATAAAACAACTTTTCAGCGATGACAAAATGGATGGATTTTCAAAATCATATCCAGACATGTCAAAAGTTGATTCAGTGATTGAAGATAGTGAGGCTGTgaagaaagggaaagaaagTGCTGTTGGTATTGCACAAGTTGCTGCAGGGCAACTTACTGACCATGAGCATAAATCGGAGGACGTTATGGATCTAAAATCTACTCTGGAAATGGGTATTCATTACCCTGTTGGTTCTCCTGTTACCAACTTTTCTAGTTGTG GGGACATCAAAAGAGATGAATTTCAGAAATTAGATGCAGGTCTGAGTAAAGCCAATCTGATGAATGAAGTTGGTGAGCATGTGAAGGAAGGTATAGAAAATGATCTGGGAATTGCTCAAGTTGTTGCCAAGAAACACAGTGATCATGGGCAGAGAATGGCAGATGAACTTCTGAAATCCACTCATCCTCCTGTTTCAGATGGGAACACCTGTGTAAATGAAAGACCAAAGGAGAAAGGAATCAGGCCTATCAACCAAGTGTTTGTTGATCATGAGGATATTGATGAGGCTGGTGATATTGAATATTCTAATGTGTGGGCACGTACAGGGAAATCGGTAGATGATTCTGAGATGAGTGGCAGCAATCCTGGTGCTTTTGATGTGCCAGCAGCAAACAGTTATCCGAATTACTTAATGCAAGCTCGAAGTAATGTGAACCCTGATGTTGAAGTTACTAAATTTTCAGTTGAGAGTGAGATTGTGTCAGAACAGAATGTAACTGCAGATCAATGTCCCATATCTGCAGATTCAGTTTTGAGAAAAG ACAATTTGGAATCACCTAGGGTAAGGAGTTGGGAGGCAGATTCAGACAAAAGTATCAGTATTTCTTTTGCGCCAAGGGAGAACAAGACAGATAGTCTGGTCCCTAGTCCTCCAAAGAGTTTTGTCAATACTGCTGATATGAAGGAAAATTTCAGAAACACAAAGAGCGACAAAGTTTCCAACTCAGCAGTGAAAACTTTGCAACCTAGGCCGGCATTGAATGATCTCCAAAAGAAGTAG